One window of the Hippoglossus hippoglossus isolate fHipHip1 chromosome 9, fHipHip1.pri, whole genome shotgun sequence genome contains the following:
- the dph7 gene encoding diphthine methyltransferase, which yields MAWKSRTRSLQVFDTELSADTVEWCPVSPCHNILVCGTYQLHKGVGVEDATPRRTGRLYLFDFRREESVGPPLTELQRFDTAAILDLKWCHVPVSGKAVLGAAAATGELQLYTLSDSQDGSCSLQTLRSLEVGAERLALSLDWSTGRMDSSDVRVVCSDSAGCVSVLSLAEGALTSLSQWKAHNFEAWISAFSYWNTQLVYSGGDDCKLKGWDLRVGPSCPTFTSKRHSMGVCSIHSNPHREHILATGSYDEQVLLWDGRNMQQPLSESAMGGGVWRLKWHPTHQDLLLAACMHNDFQILHCQQALEASGGACPVVASYILHNSLAYGADWSRLSLEQPAPCSPPPGEPKESLIETRGGGHLRIQYESPTASFDTSLEDDAGRYIPEGIEAPSSTPTAGPALNPDGDAPSLSCLLASCSFYDHMMHVWRWDWTIDEAHKESEQQTSSIKL from the exons ATGGCCTGGAAGTCGAGGACCCGCAGTCTGCAAGTGTTTGACACGGAGCTGAGCGCTGACACGGTGGAGTGGTGTCCTGTGTCCCCGTGCCACAACATCCTGGTCTGCGGGACTTATCAGCTACACAAAGGG GTAGGAGTAGAGGACGCCACGCCGAGACGGACTGGTCGATTGTACCTTTTTGACTTTCGGCGAGAGGAATCAGTGGGTCCTCCTCTCACCGAGCTGCAGCGCTTTGACACTGCTGCTATTTTAGATCTGAAGTG GTGCCATGTGCCAGTGTCAGGAAAGGCAGTCCTGGGAGCAGCAGCGGCAACAGGGGAGCTGCAGCTGTACACACTGTCTGACAGTCAG GATGGCAGCTGCAGTCTGCAAACTCTGAGAAGTCTGGAGGTGGGCGCAGAGCGCCTGGCTCTGTCATTAGATTGGTCCACTGGAAGAATGGACAG cagtgatgtgcGGGTAGTGTGCAGTGACTCCGCAGGCTGTGTTAGCGTGCTCTCTCTGGCTGAGGGTGCTCTGACATCTCTTTCGCAGTGGAAGGCCCACAACTTTGAGGCCTGGATCTCAGCCTTCTCATACTGGAATACACAGCTGGTTTACTCTG GTGGTGATGACTGCAAACTTAAGGGTTGGGATCTCAGGGTGGGTCCCTCCTGCCCCACATTTACCAGTAAAAG GCATTCAATGGGTGTGTGCAGTATTCATAGCAATCCACATCGGGAACACATCCTGGCTACAGGCAG CTATGATGAGCAGGTTCTGCTGTGGGATGGCAGGAACATGCAGCAGCCTCTCAGTGAGAGTGCCATGGGTGGTGGAGTGTGGAGGCTGAAGTGGCATCCGACCCATCAGGACCTGCTGCTGGCAGCCTGCATGCACAACGACTTTCAAATCCTTCACTGCCAGCAGGCCCTAG AGGCCAGTGGAGGAGCCTGTCCTGTCGTCGCCTCCTACATCCTCCACAACTCACTTGCGTACGGAGCTGACTGGTCCCGACTGTCCCTGGAGCAGCCTGCTCCCTGCTCCCCTCCCCCTGGAGAACCAAAGGAAAGCCTCATAGAGACCAGAGGAGGGGGACACCTAAGGATTCAGTACGAATCTCCCACTGCCAGCTTTGATACGTCCCTGGAGGATGATGCCGGACGATACATCCCAGAGGGCATTGAAGCACCATCCTCCACCCCTACAGCAGGCCCTGCCCTCAACCCTGATGGTGATGCCCCCTCACTGTCCTGTCTACTCGCAAGCTGCTCATTCTATGACCATATGATGCATGTGTGGCGCTGGGACTGGACGATAGATGAGGCTCATAAGGAATCTGAGCAGCAAACATCTTCTatcaaattataa
- the mrpl41 gene encoding 39S ribosomal protein L41, mitochondrial: MGVLSTLMRGLVRGADRMSEFTSKRGSRTHNKGRGARPTGLNLSSRKFLAIRAMIPEFVVPNLEGFKLKPYVSYRSPRGIEPPLTAQSVFAEVVAPQIKKDFEDGTFSKEQLEKYGFEPTQEGKLFKLYPKNYVR; this comes from the coding sequence ATGGGTGTGTTATCTACTCTGATGAGGGGTCTGGTGAGAGGAGCGGACAGGATGTCTGAGTTCACCAGCAAGCGAGGATCAAGGACTCATAATAAAGGCAGGGGCGCAAGGCCCACTGGACTGAATCTCTCTAGCAGAAAGTTTCTGGCCATAAGAGCCATGATTCCTGAGTTTGTGGTGCCCAACCTGGAGGGATTCAAGCTAAAGCCCTACGTCTCGTATCGCTCACCCAGAGGAATTGAGCCTCCCCTCACAGCACAGAGTGTGTTTGCTGAGGTGGTGGCCCCTCAGATCAAGAAAGACTTTGAAGACGGCACCTTCAGCAAAGAGCAGCTAGAGAAATATGGATTTGAGCCCACACAAGAAGGGAAGCTCTTCAAGCTCTATCCCAAGAACTATGTGCGTTAA